A genomic stretch from Coffea arabica cultivar ET-39 chromosome 10c, Coffea Arabica ET-39 HiFi, whole genome shotgun sequence includes:
- the LOC113714133 gene encoding uncharacterized protein, producing the protein MGFNDKWRSWIMECISTAYYSFLVNREVKEYVVPQRGIRQDDPLSPYLFLLCSEGFSNLLQKAVTEKKIEGMRISRQGPRLSHLFFADDSLIFCKADSQNATELKRLLNIYERGTGQLINLEKSSVIFSNNMHIQQRLKTWKNKLLSAAGKEIMLKYVALALPTYTMSCFKLLKKLCKEINSTMDNYWWGKENGKNKMHWKAWNKMSRNKKAGGLGFKDLEAFNLALLGKQIWRLLTQPNLLVSRVLKSRYHPKQSIFKSKVAGNASWIWKGLMRARLMVEEGTRKRIGNGMSTNIWEDNWIPMTPIGRVTTQQPQGVNLVKVTDLIVQKRWNKNLLFRNFTPMEVEGILSIPVSLVDREDSNFWIHNSNGHYSVPSAYRVQTEGLKAYEQEFRGLASTSWSIQECVKKTAKQLNMRYLTVIMLNWCGEWRLSSGRELQICKSRNAKEFEGKQHPPLRIVLKAQEEWLEYGEATVIALKMSTEETGDQPQHPNNKKK; encoded by the exons TGATCCACTGTCACCTTACTTATTTCTCCTATGCTCGGAAGGCTTTTCCAATCTCCTCCAAAAGGCTGTGACTGAGAAAAAAATTGAAGGCATGAGAATCAGCAGGCAGGGACCAAGACTATCCCATTTATTTTTTGCAGATGACTCTTTGATATTTTGTAAAGCTGATTCCCAGAATGCAACAGAGCTCAAAAGGTTACTTAACATATATGAAAGAGGAACAGGCCAGCTGATTAACCTGGAAAAATCCTCAGTCATATTCAGCAACAATATGCA TATTCAACAGAGACTTAAAACTTGGAAAAATAAACTTTTGAGTGCAGCAGGTAAGGAGATTATGCTCAAGTATGTGGCATTGGCACTGCCAACATACACAATGTCTTGCTTCAAGCTACTTAAAAAATTGTGCAAGGAGATTAACTCCACAATGGACAACTATTGGTGGGGTAAGGAGAATGGGAAGAACAAGATGCACTGGAAAGCTTGGAACAAGATGTCACGGAACAAGAAGGCAGGTGGCTTGGGCTTCAAGGATTTGGAGGCTTTCAATCTAGCCTTATTGGGAAAGCAGATTTGGAGGCTGCTCACTCAACCAAATTTGCTGGTCAGTAGAGTGCTAAAGTCCAGATATCACCCAAAGCAATCTATATTCAAGAGTAAAGTTGCTGGGAATGCTTCATGGATTTGGAAAGGACTGATGCGAGCTAGGCTGATGGTTGAAGAAGGGACTCGAAAAAGGATTGGTAATGGCATGAGTACTAACATTTGGGAGGACAACTGGATTCCTATGACACCAATTGGAAGAGTGACAACACAGCAGCCACAAGGAGTTAATTTGGTTAAGGTGACAGACTTGATCGTCCAGAAAAGATGGAACAAGAACCTTCTCTTTAGGAATTTCACCCCCATGGAGGTAGAAGGAATACTAAGCATCCCCGTAAGTTTAGTAGACAGAGAGGACAGCAACTTCTGGATTCATAATTCAAATGGGCATTATTCAGTGCCATCAGCCTACAGGGTACAAACTGAAGGGCTGAAGGCTTACGAGCAGGAGTTTAGGGGGCTAGCTAGTACTAGCTGGAGTATCCAAG AGTGTGTGAAGAAGACTGCGAAACAGTTGAACATGCGTTACTTAACTGTAATCATGTTAAACTGGTGTGGAGAATGGCGCCTATCCAGTGGGAGGGAATTACAAATCTGCAAG AGCAGAAACGCGAAGGAATTTGAAGGTAAGCAGCATCCCCCACTACGAATAGTGCTGAAAGCTCAGGAGGAATGGTTGGAATATGGTGAAGCTACGGTCATAGCTTTAAAGATGAGTACAGAAGAAACAGGAGATCAGCCGCAACACCCcaacaacaagaagaaatag
- the LOC113714132 gene encoding uncharacterized protein gives MDILANETIANMPSYAEFLKEIMQKKKKWEAFTRVSLTKEPSAVPHNRLPVKMKDPWSFIVPCYFENILVEKCLCDLGSSDMLVKVGRFYFPADFLILDMKKDIRMPIILGRGLLGMRGALIDVLEGKLALRMGKNVQEFKIFETLKCSSYVKSCYHLDIINTVSNGVYIRESLFDPLEGIITLGEDEDMKAVNVLSMEQNLVFAPLQDFRKYTYCVVQKRNMAGEEET, from the exons ATGGATATTCTAGCTAACGAAACTATTGCAAATATGCCCTCCTATGCAGAATTTTTGAAGGAAATTatgcagaagaagaagaaatgggagGCATTTACAAGAGTTTCACTTACCAAGGAGCCTAGTGCAGTACCTCATAATCGTCTTCCTGTCAAAATGAAGGATCCATGGAGCTTCATAGTTCCATGTTATTTTGAGAATATTTTAGTTGAAAAGTGCTTGTGTGATCTTGGTTCCAGT GACATGCTTGTAAAAGTCGGTAGATTTTACTTTCCTGCAGATTTTCTCATCTTGGATATGAAGAAAGATATTAGGATGCCTATAATTCTAGGTAGAGGACTCTTAGGCATGAGAGGGGCTCTTATTGATGTTCTTGAAGGGAAACTTGCTTTAAGAATGGGTAAGAATGTGCAagagtttaaaatttttgaaactttgaaatGTTCCTCATATGTTAAGTCTTGTTATCATCTTGATATTATTAATACTGTTTCTAATGGAGTATATATCCGTGAGTCGTTATTTGATCCATTAGAAGGTATCATTACTTTGGGTGAGGATGAAGATATGAAGGCCGTAAATGTTTTAAGCATGGAACAAAATCTAGTATTTGCACCCCTACAGGATTTTCGCAAGTATACTTATTGCGTGGTACAGAAGCGCAATATGGCTGGGGAGGAAGAAACTTAG
- the LOC113714131 gene encoding uncharacterized protein, which yields MWSINHNREFRVVESKSNTWVAQCKPTLERSSTTAADSSHPPCDWCVRAVKKKTHGLWQITKWVSGHNYLGDLMSNSNANLTSAVIAKHIVHSIEDDPGYKVKNIVSHVKKVLKVDVSYKNAWYGRRKAIELVFGSWDSNFAELPKYVDALMQSNQGSVIRWLHHSDSMDQVKTFKYVFWAFGPAIDAFHMCRPVICVDDTHLHGEYKGKLLVAVTQDANNQIIPIAYAIVDEETISSWFWFMEQFLSKVP from the coding sequence ATGTGGTCTATCAATCATAATAGGGAGTTCAGGGTTGTTGAGAGCAAGAGTAACACCTGGGTTGCCCAATGtaaacctacacttgaaaggaGCAGTACCACTGCAGCCGACTCATCGCATCCTCCATGCGACTGGTGTGTCCGAGCAGTGAAAAAAAAGACACATGGATTGTGGCAAATAACCAAATGGGTGAGCGGCCACAATTATCTAGGTGATTTGATGAGTAATAGCAATGCTAACCTTACATCTGCGGTTATTGCTAAACACATAGTTCATAGTATTGAAGATGATCCTGGGTATAAAGTTAAGAACATAGTAAGTCATGTTAAGAAAGTTCTGAAGGTGGATGTTTCTTATAAAAATGCTTGGTACGGCAGACGTAAAGCTATTGAACTTGTATTTGGTTCTTGGGATTCCAATTTTGCTGAACTACCAAAATATGTTGATGCACTTATGCAGTCAAATCAGGGATCTGTGATCAGGTGGTTACACCATTCTGATAGTATGGATCAAGTGAAGACATTCAAGTATGTCTTCTGGGCTTTTGGACCGGCTATTGATGCATTTCACATGTGTCGACCGGTTATATGTGTTGATGACACTCATTTGCATGGTGAATATAAAGGCAAATTACTTGTTGCAGTTACGCAAGATGCCAACAACCAGATTATTCCGATAGCTTATGCCATTGTCGACGAAGAGACTATTTCTAGTTGGTTTTGGTTCATGGAGCAATTTC